The segment tctgtctcacctcgtggtctgtctcacctcgtggtctgtctcacctcgtggtctgtctcacctcgtggtctgtctcatctcgtggtctgtctctccttgtggtctgtctctccttgtggtctgtctcaccttgtggtctgtctcacctcgtggtctgtctcacctcgtggtctgtctcacctcgtggtctgtctcacctcgtggtctgtctctccttgtggtctgtctctccttgtggtctgtctcacctcgtggtctgtctctccttgtggtctgtctcacctcgtggtctgtctcacctcgtggtctgtctcacctcgtggtctgtctcaccttgtggtctgtctcagctcgtggtctgtctctccttgtggtctgtctctccttgtggtctgtctcacctcgtggtctgtctctccttgtggtctgtctctccttgtggtctgtctcaccttgtggtctgtctctcctcgtggtctgtctctcctcgtggtctgtctctcctcgtggtctgtctcacctcgtggtctgtctcacctcgtggtctgtctcaccttgtggtctgtctcaccttgtggtctgtctctcctcgtggtctgtctcaccttgtggtctgtctcacctcgtggtctgtctcacctcgtggtctgtctcacctcccggtctgtctcacctcgtggtctgtctcaccttgtggtctgtctcaccttgtggtctgtctcaccttgtggtctgtctcacctcgtggtctgtctcaccttgtggtctgtctcacctcgtggtctgtctcacctcgtggtctgtctcaccttgtggtctgtctcacctcgtggtctgtctcacctcgtggtctgtctctcctcgtggtctgtctcaccttgtggtctgtctcacctcgtggtctgtctcaccttgtggtctgtctcacctcgtggtctgtctcaccttgtggtctgtctcaccttgtggtctgtctcaccttgtggtctgtctcacctcgtggtctgtctcacctcgtggtctgtctcacctcgtggtctgtctcacctcgtggtctgtctcactgtGGTCTGTCTCAGCTCGTGGTCTGtctccttgtggtctgtctctccttgtggtctgtctccttgtggtctgtctcaccttgtggtctgtctcctcgtggtctgtctcacctcgtggtctgtctcacctcgtggtctgtctcacctcgtggtctgtctcacctcgtggtctgtctcacctcgtggtctgtctcacctcgtggtctgtctcacctcgtggtctgtctctccttgtggtctgtctcacctcgtggtctgtctcacctcgtggtctgtctcacctcgtggtctgtctctccttgtggtctgtctctccttgtggtctgtctcacctcgtggtctgtctcacctcgtggtctgtctctccttgtggtctgtctcaccttgtggtctgtctctcctcgtggtctgtctcacctcgtggtctgtctcaccttgtggtctgtctcacctcgtggtctgtctcaccttgtggtctgtctcacctcgtggtctgtctcaccttgtggtctgtctcaccttgtggtctgtctcacctcgtggtctgtctcacctcgtggtctgtctcaccttgtggtctgtctcaccttgtggtctgtctcaccttgtggtctgtctcacctcgtggtctgtctctcctcgtggtctgtctcaccttgtggtctgtctcacctcgtggtctgtctcaccttgtggtctgtctcaccttgtggtctgtctcacctcgtggtctgtctcacctcgtggtctgtctcacctcgtggtctgtctcacctcgtggtctgtctcagctcgtggtctgtctctccttgtggtctgtctctccttgtggtctgtctctccttgtggtctgtctctccttgtggtctgtctcacctcgtggtctgtctcacctcgtggtctgtctcacctcgtggtctgtctcaccttgtggtctgtctcagctcgtggtctgtctctccttgtggtctgtctcacctcgtggtctgtctctccttgtggtctgtctctccttgtggtctgtctctccttgtggtctgtctcaccttgtggtctgtctctccttgtggtctgtctctcctcatggtctgtctcacctcgtggtctgtctcaccttgtggtctgtctcaccttgtggtctgtctcaccttgtggtctgtctcaccttgtggtctgtctctcctcgtggtctgtctcacctcgtggtctgtctctcctcgtggtctgtctcaccttgtggtctgtctcaccttgtggtctgtctcacctcgtggtctgtctcacctcgtggtctgtctcacctcgtggtctgtctcacctcgtggtctgtctcacctcgtggtctgtctcacctcgtggtctgtctcaccttgtggtctgtctcaccttgtggtctgtctcaccttgtggtctgtctcacctcgtggtctgtctcacctcgtggtctgtctcacctcccggtctgtctcacctcccggtctgtctcacctcgtggtctgtctcacctcgtggtctgtctcacctcgtggtctgtctcacctcgtggtctgtctctcctcgtggtctgtctcaccttgtggtctgtctcacctcgtggtctgtctcaccttgtggtctgtctcaccttgtggtctgtctcacctcgtggtctgtctcacctcgtggtctgtctcacctcgtggtctgtctcacctcgtggtctgtctcagctcgtggtctgtctctccttgtggtctgtctctccttgtggtctgtctcacctcgtggtctgtctctccttgtggtctgtctcacctcgtggtctgtctcacctcgtggtctgtctcacctcgtggtctgtctcaccttgtggtctgtctcagctcgtggtctgtctctccttgtggtctgtctcacctcgtggtctgtctctccttgtggtctgtctctccttgtggtctgtctctccttgtggtctgtctcaccttgtggtctgtctctccttgtggtctgtctctcctcgtggtctgtctcacctcgtggtctgtctcacctcgtggtctgtctcaccttgtggtctgtctcaccttgtggtctgtctcaccttgtggtctgtctcgtggtctgtctcacctcgtggtctgtctctcctcgtggtctgtctcaccttgtggtctgtctcaccttgtggtctgtctctcctcgtggtctgtctcacctcgtggtctgtctcacctcgtggtctgtctcaccttgcggtctgtctcacctcccggtctgtctcaccttgtggtctgtctcaccttgtggtctgtctcaccttgtggtctgtctcacctcgtggtctgtctcacctcgtggtctgtctcacctcccggtctgtctcacctcgtggtctgtctcacctcgtggtctgtctcacctcgtggtctgtctcacctcgtggtctgtctcaccttgtggtctgtctcaccttgtggtctgtctcacctcgtggtctgtctcacctcgtggtctgtctcacctcgtggtctgtctcaccttgtggtctgtctcaccttgtggtctgtctcacctcgtggtctgtctcacctcgtggtctgtctcacctcgtggtctgtctcacctcgtggtctgtctcaccttgcggtctgtctcacctcgtggtctgtctcaccttgtggtctgtctcaccttgtggtctgtctcacctcgtggtctgtctcacctcgtggtctgtctcacctcccggtctgtctcacctcgtggtctgtctcacctcgtggtctgtctcacctcgtggtctgtctcacctcgtggtctgtctcacctcgtggtctgtctcacctcgtggtctgtctcacctcgtggtctgtctcaccttgtggtctgtctcacctcgtggtctgtctcacctcgtggtctgtctcacctcccggTCTCAGTGTCTCAGGGTGCCTCAGCCAACCTGTCTCACTTCACGCCCGACTCGTCCCTGGGCTTCGTGCCGGCCACCCCGTCCAGGGTGCTGCCGTCCCCCACCGTCAACACCCGGGAGGCACTGGGTGAGTCACGGGGACTTATTGATCCCTGATCAGGTCTGACCTCTGATCAATAAGTTGATGATCCGTTGCTCCTCGGGTTTCATTCATGATGCAGGTTCCTTGAAGAACAGTTCTAACTCTATGAttggtgtttgttgttgttgttgtgtgtccagACGTGATCATGGACATGTTCCAGGCCCCGACGCTCCTCGAGGATCCTCTCAGTCGTCCCTCGATGCTTCACTCCTCTCTGAGCGACTTCCTGCCCGGTAACCGGCTCTAACCAATCACAGAGAGGGTTGATTATGATTGATTATGATTATAACCAATCGGAGAGGGTTGATTGATATTGATTGTGATATGTTTACATTTGAAGCCTTTTAAAGGTTGTAGTTTATACTAATATCATTATTGATTGTGCTCATGATTCTTTATTGATTACCTTCTTGATTCTGATCACGTTTGAGGTTTAGAGCAGAATGTcacttacatttaaattaatttagagACGTTAACGTTATGCATAGATACTGAAGTTAAAGTctcaccaaaaaaaagattatttaataaaaatgtaaacaaacaaacaggaaataAATCTATGTttatcaacaaataaaataaaggataCATTCCCCACTTGacttaatgtaatgtaaataatgaatatttatttaactatCTTGTGGTGAtgttgcaatgcattgtgggtcttAGGCGGCTCGTGCTCCGCGCCGTTGACCGTCTACCAGGACGAGCCGGACAAAGAGAACGCCGGGTAAGaaacacgatgacgtcatcgacgGAGCTTCGATGACGTCATCGACGGAGCTTCGATGATGTTATGCGCACGAGGAGCTTTAGTGTTCCTATTATTTTGTCCCTCCGTCGTTCAGCGCtgcggctccgcctcctctcgagAAGTCTAAACCAATCAGAGCGCTGGCAGAGATCCCATCGTCCAATCAAACGAATGTGAGTATGTAGACCACTTCATGTAGACCTCTTCATGTAGACCTCTTCATGTAGACCTCTTCATGTAGACCTCTTCATGTAGACCTCTTTATGTAGACCTCTTCTTGTAGACCTCTTCATGTAGACCTCTTCATGTAGACCTCTTTATGTAGACCTCTTCATGTAGACCTCTTCATGTAGACCTCTTCATGTAGACCTCTTCATGTAGACCTCTTCATGTAGACCTCTTCATGTAGACCACTTCATGCAGACCTCTTCATGTAGACCTCTTCATGTAGACCTCTTCATGTAGACCTCTTCATGTAGACCTCTTTATGAAGACCTCTTCATGTAGACCTCTTCATGTAGACCTCTTCATGTAGACCACTTCATGTAGACCTCTTCATGTAGACCTCTTCATGTAGACCTCTTTATGAAGACCTCTTtatgaagaccccccccccccccccaggaggccCCCGTGGACCCGGCTCCAGACGAGACCCTGTGGGGGCCCCggtcctcctctctggactcCTGCCCCAACAGCACCAATGACTTCAACATGCTGGCTCAGTTCGTCTCCACGCCGTTTACCCACAAGGCACCATTCTGCTTCTACGAGGGGGAcccgggtaacacacacacacacagagacacacacagagagacacagagacacacactcacagagacacacacacacagagacacactcacagagacacacagacacacacacacagagacacacacacagtcagagacTCACAATCACTCAAactatatataaagtatatatatatatatattagggctgtcagcgttatcgcgttaatctatgcgattaattttgCCGCGTtaatgcactaaaatattttaacgcaattaacgcaacttattttaaatattttttttttatatactttattaatccacaaggggaaattagttctctgcatttaacccatccttagttattaaggagcagtgggctgcagtgatgcgcccgggaagcaactgggggttcagtgccttgctcaaggacacttcgacttgcttccggtgttcgttgaagtttttacactcctgagtgtcaaaccgcggcagtacggtttgacactgtttccgtttttaaaacaattatttctccgtgaaaataaggagcagaaatgagtttaactctaggatgaatcagtcgggtttcctcctcctctccttcctcccgtctccccctctgatacacagaggaacggaggggcgacgtgtcgggagacgcggcgcggaaagaactcgtcacacgaaaccttcaccgtgattggtcaatccgtttgtccgtcaacatttcgggaaaaaaacaaccaatgaacactcagtaaatcacaaaggacctcccacctcacaggtgaggctcattagcagcctgtcagtcagagagcagagaacacggcacaaggacaatgagcctcattgaatagagctgagattgttctggaatgtttgatgtataacacgtgggtatgtgtcatatgcaaacgcctttaaaaggtgaatttaatttattttgtaaaatgtataaaatgcccccagcctccagagggttaacgtgacatatgtgaatgtcagtcagtcaccaaggccactggttctgctgttcagtggtaaagatgacaggaccaatggggtctcaatatacttctttttttaaaactaatctgatgtttcactgaagaaacaatttatcatccacgatattaaatacctcgctggcacctTATATGTAGgaacctctttgaaaacacagctctgtgtgaagtttggtctttaaaaagaaggaaaaaacttttaatcgcgattaattaatcgcaatttcaaaatgtgcgattaattagttttttttgaatcgattgacagccctaatatatatatatatattataattagggctgtgaaacgattaacatttttaatcaggttaatcacaggtttctgtggattaatcatgattaatcacatatatacatttacagggctctcaagagaggcaagagctccgagaagagttgttgggggggggggggggggtgcaagtgactttttttcgtcccgatgtgcgcgcacgccggcatcggagctctgtggcgcgcgagacggagatcggagtcgtgttaacgcgacactagagacagaatgacacgctgctggagagacgaccaacaacagacggattggaagctcattctgcgcatgcgttaaatgcgttaaaaaaaattatctaattaatcctgtaatttaatttagttaacgcgttatttttcacagcactaattataatatatatataatatatattatatatatattttataatttatatatatatttatatatatctctctgtaatgtgtttgtgtctcaggtGACGGTGAAGAAGTCGATGCGTTCCTCCGCCGGCAGACCAAGAAGCTCAGGTACGTCTGTCCAGGTGTTCAGAGACATGCGACGCCTTCAGGGACACGCGCGATGAAGCGTGTGGCGCGTGACGTGTAGCGTGTGACGTGTAGCGTGTGCCCTCAGCCCCATCATGGAGCTGAGTCCGTCGGGCGACGCCTTCGCTCAGCTGCTTCCTGCGTCCGCTGCACACGGCACCATCGTGGGCGAaggtgtggccccgcccccccacggcctgacctgctcctccaccaccctggtggaggccccgccccccgccgcGCTGTCCTTCAAGGACCAGACCCCCACGTGCGCCGCCGTCTGGGACGTGTCCGAGAGCCTGGAGCCGGCCCCCCGCCACGAGCCCTTCACCATCATGGAGGACCTGGACCAGAGGCCGCCGCCCCCCGACGAGCCCATGAGCCCGGGGGGGGGCGGCGCCCACGGCCCGGAGGTCTTGCCGGGACCCCGTCTGCAGCACGGCGCCGACGCTGAGGACGAACCCACCGTGAGTCCCGACGtgtccctgaacgcatcgcGGGGGGCCCGGGGCCAGCTGGTCTCGGACCCCTGGGACCAGGACCTCATCGCTCGGCTGCTGTCGGCGCTCAGCCCCCCCCTCGCCGCCCACCCCCGCTGCGTCAGCTGGCCCTGCAAGCTGCCCGCCATCTGCCCCAAGACCACCATCAGCATGGGTGAGGAGCACTGCTGCATTGTGGGTACCTcccgttagcctagcttagcatcagGACCGCCttaaccccgcccccccacagGGCGAGCGTCTCTGAGAGTCGACTGCGTCCTCGGAGAAGGAGCCTTCGCCACCGTGTACCAGGCCACCGACCCCCTGACCTCGGAGAGGACGGTGCTGaaggtgaggggcggggctacagggagagggcggggctacaTATGAGAGGGCGGGGTTAAAGGTGAGAGGGCGGGGTTacagtggagggggcggggttaaAGGGGAGAGGGCGGGGTTAAATGTgagagggcggggctacagtgAGAGGGCGGGTTACGTGTGAGAGGGCGGGGTCTATTCTCTGACCCGTGTGGCTGCAGGTCCAGAAGCCGGCCAACCCGTGGGAGTTCTACATCAACGTGCAGCTGGACGCTCGCCTGCGGCCCGACGTGCGCCGCCTGTTCGGCGCCGTGAGCTCCGCCCACCTCTTCCAGGACGGCAGCGTGCTGCTCGGCGAGCTCCACAACCACGGCACCCTGCTGGTACGCCGCGGGGACCGCCCGGCCGCCATCTTTGTGCGGGCGTCGCCCTCTGACCGGTGCGTTTCTCTCGTCCAATCAGAACGCAGTGAACATCTACAAGACCATGAGCGACAAGGTGATGCCGCAGCCGCTCGTCATGTACTTCGCCGTCTGCATCCTGCACATGGTGGAGCGGCTGCACGCCGTGCAGGTGGTGCACGCCGACATCAAGCCCGACAACTTCCTGCTGGGAGACCGGTAACTGACCACGGGCCGTcgggcgcctcctcctcctcctcaccctcctcaccctcaccctcctcctccttctcctcccctcctcctcctcctcttcaccctcctcaccctcctcaccctcctcctcctcaccctcctcctcctcctccttctcctcccctcctcctcctcctcctctacctcctcctcctcaccctcgcCCCCCGTGCCTCAGGTTCCTGGACAGCAGGAGCGTGGGGCCCGAGGACCTGGACCACGGCCTGGTGCTGGTGGACCTCGGCCAGAGCATCGACATGCGGCTGTTCCCTGAAGGCACCGCCTTCACCGCCACGTGTCTCACGTCAGGATTCCAGTGCACAGAGATGCTGAGTGGGAAACCCTGGAGCTAccaggtgaacacacacatagagacacacacatagagacacacacacacacatagagacacacacatagagacacacacacacacatagagacacacacacatagagacacacacacatagagacacacacacacacacatagagagacacacacacatagagacacacacacatagagacacacacacacacacatagacacacacacacacatagagacacacacacacatagagacacacacatagagacacacacacacatagagacacacacacatagagacacacacacacatagagacacacacacatagagacacacacacacacacatagagacacacatagagacacacacacatagagacacacacacacatagagacacacacacacacacatagagacacacacacatagagacacacacacacacatagagacacacacacacacatagagacacacacacacatagagacacacacacacatagagacacacacacacacacacatagagacacacacacacacacatagagacacacacacacacacacacacacacacacacatagagacacacacagagacacacacacacacatagacacacacacacacacagacacacacatagagacacacacacacacatacacacacacacagacacacacacacacacatagagacacacacacacatagagacacacacacacacatagagacacacacacatagacacacacacacatagagacacacacacacacacacacacacacacatagagacacacacacacacatagagacacacacacacatagagacacacacatagagacacacacacacatagagacacacacacatagagacacacacacatagagacacacacacatagagacacacacacatagagacacacacacacatagagacacacacatagagacacacacacacatagagacacacacacatagacacacacacatagacacacacacacatagacacacacacacatagagacacacacacatagaaacacacacacatagagacacacacatagagacacacacacatagagacacacacacacatagagacacacacatagagacacacacacacacacatagacacacacacacatagagacacacacacacatagagacacacacacacacatagagacacacacacagagacacacacacatagagacacacacatagagacacacacacacatagacacacacacatatggagacacacacacacatagagacacacacacatacacatagagacacacatacacatagagacacacacatagagacacacacacacacacatagagacacacacacacacacacatagagacacacacacacacatagagacacacacacacacatagagacacacacacaca is part of the Pseudoliparis swirei isolate HS2019 ecotype Mariana Trench chromosome 12, NWPU_hadal_v1, whole genome shotgun sequence genome and harbors:
- the bub1 gene encoding mitotic checkpoint serine/threonine-protein kinase BUB1; translated protein: MDITSCLQRFEGSLSSYTGDDPLEHWGRFVAYLEQSLPGGVSQVLDALVQRFLSEERYANDARYVDYCIRCAGFSSDPAALLARVNARGVGATSAALYVAWARQLEQSGRPQEAEAVFQSAARSRAQPADAVVGEYRLFMARTRNQTAASGSSPLQNSLLPNRQRVSGSQPGGLSPAAGPLLQDPVDCPQKAAAHKTTVSRSENSGVAPSSRAVATVSAYLAEQLLCEGEELCFEEARALRYFRRQETEAREKTQKMLSKMGAADLSCRSNLENFLPVMEVCSGTVSTLLFWRSLGSRARGESAFQPEGRSSEASHHAPHPADESVHPEASAPAPSDHESADRTLEARSVQRPDGRVQPSGAENPQELNATRQEDVQPEEKLNVSQGASANLSHFTPDSSLGFVPATPSRVLPSPTVNTREALDVIMDMFQAPTLLEDPLSRPSMLHSSLSDFLPGGSCSAPLTVYQDEPDKENAGAAAPPPLEKSKPIRALAEIPSSNQTNEAPVDPAPDETLWGPRSSSLDSCPNSTNDFNMLAQFVSTPFTHKAPFCFYEGDPGDGEEVDAFLRRQTKKLSPIMELSPSGDAFAQLLPASAAHGTIVGEGVAPPPHGLTCSSTTLVEAPPPAALSFKDQTPTCAAVWDVSESLEPAPRHEPFTIMEDLDQRPPPPDEPMSPGGGGAHGPEVLPGPRLQHGADAEDEPTVSPDVSLNASRGARGQLVSDPWDQDLIARLLSALSPPLAAHPRCVSWPCKLPAICPKTTISMGRASLRVDCVLGEGAFATVYQATDPLTSERTVLKVQKPANPWEFYINVQLDARLRPDVRRLFGAVSSAHLFQDGSVLLGELHNHGTLLNAVNIYKTMSDKVMPQPLVMYFAVCILHMVERLHAVQVVHADIKPDNFLLGDRFLDSRSVGPEDLDHGLVLVDLGQSIDMRLFPEGTAFTATCLTSGFQCTEMLSGKPWSYQTDFFGVAGTVHCLLFGSYMQVKQEAGVWTTNGVFRRNPHSELWHDFFHFLLNSPGGAAPLDLRRLRRSLAAALQQNYGAKLPALKSRMMVLLLENRRAAPRR